A region from the Candidatus Hydrogenedentota bacterium genome encodes:
- a CDS encoding response regulator, protein MVKVLYVDWDTRAGAWVRDVLSAAGIECMLETRGGRVCDVLKQSGASAVLMEVMLPEVSGFETCRRIRADRDLFTLPVMLVSSMSAEEELHHGLGQGADDFLPKPCDPATLTARLKALLDGAVGLDEPDPLTALMNHRMAKYEIQHRISRKSRFALACMELVNLVEFGRAKGVDARNKALRHAARILEAAGERIKDPGFLVAHMGAGHFVAMLSPGSAERFCKAAHKSWQEHEPELYEALGITAAVAEHERSRGHAGGVPPVRALVYCTGVRASAGHSVQACFENLAQLRLHARGLGEGVYTDRRVQ, encoded by the coding sequence GTGGTCAAAGTCTTATATGTTGATTGGGACACCCGAGCGGGGGCCTGGGTTCGGGATGTTCTTTCGGCTGCGGGGATCGAGTGCATGCTCGAAACGCGCGGGGGGCGTGTCTGCGATGTGCTCAAGCAAAGCGGGGCCTCCGCCGTGCTCATGGAAGTGATGCTTCCCGAGGTGAGCGGGTTTGAAACCTGCCGCCGCATCCGCGCGGACCGGGACCTCTTCACCCTTCCCGTCATGCTCGTCTCGTCCATGTCCGCCGAGGAGGAGCTTCACCACGGTCTGGGGCAGGGGGCGGACGACTTTCTGCCGAAGCCCTGCGATCCCGCAACGCTCACCGCCCGCCTGAAGGCCCTGCTGGACGGGGCCGTCGGGCTGGACGAGCCGGACCCCCTGACCGCGCTGATGAACCACCGCATGGCCAAGTACGAGATACAGCACCGCATCAGCCGAAAGTCCCGTTTCGCGCTGGCGTGCATGGAACTCGTCAACCTGGTGGAGTTCGGGCGCGCCAAGGGGGTGGACGCGCGCAACAAGGCCCTTCGCCACGCAGCGCGCATCCTCGAGGCCGCCGGGGAGCGGATCAAGGACCCCGGTTTCCTTGTCGCGCACATGGGCGCGGGGCACTTCGTCGCCATGCTCTCCCCCGGAAGCGCCGAACGGTTCTGCAAGGCCGCGCACAAGTCCTGGCAGGAGCACGAGCCGGAGCTCTATGAGGCCCTGGGGATCACCGCGGCCGTCGCGGAGCATGAGAGGAGCCGGGGCCACGCAGGAGGCGTGCCCCCCGTCCGCGCCCTGGTCTACTGCACCGGGGTCCGGGCCTCCGCCGGGCACAGCGTCCAAGCGTGCTTCGAGAACCTCGCGCAACTGCGCCTGCACGCGCGCGGCCTCGGGGAGGGCGTCTACACCGACCGGCGGGTCCAGTAG
- a CDS encoding acyl-CoA-binding protein produces the protein MSDDLDARFKQASDEVTQLSEAPDNLAKLKLYALYKQASAGDCAGSRPGMLDFVARAKYDKWKELEGTPQDEAKRQYIGFVEELKAADKAK, from the coding sequence ATGTCCGACGATCTTGACGCCCGGTTCAAACAGGCAAGTGATGAGGTCACCCAGTTGTCGGAGGCCCCGGACAATCTGGCGAAACTGAAACTGTACGCCCTGTATAAGCAGGCGTCGGCGGGCGACTGCGCGGGGTCCCGTCCGGGGATGCTGGACTTTGTCGCGCGGGCGAAGTATGACAAGTGGAAGGAGCTGGAGGGCACGCCGCAGGACGAGGCGAAGCGTCAGTACATTGGGTTTGTGGAGGAGTTGAAGGCGGCGGACAAGGCGAAATAA
- the amrS gene encoding AmmeMemoRadiSam system radical SAM enzyme, giving the protein MKPRTKMDEIMETVFRKFFSGQAVAAAPELTVAEGDGAVRCLACGHRCLVRPGRRGVCRVRVNEGGALKVPFGYVAGLAADPVEKKPFYHVKPGRVALSFGMLGCNLRCPFCQNWNTSQVLRDPAAGAAAHACTAREIAEAGERAGAALMVSTYNEPLITPEWARAVFEEARPRGMLCGFVSNGFATPEALDFLLPALDVFKVDLKCFDAHRYGELGGRLAEVMDTLERLVTAGVWVEVVTLLVPGFNDDAEELRRLAAFLHGLSPDIPWHVTAFTPQYRKKGTRPTTADDLTRAWDIGKAAGLRHVYTGNLPRQTGSRENTFCAECGAALVERSGFQVRALRLSGGKCPECGAAAPGRW; this is encoded by the coding sequence ATGAAACCAAGAACCAAGATGGACGAGATCATGGAGACGGTCTTCCGGAAATTCTTTTCCGGACAGGCAGTGGCCGCCGCCCCGGAGCTGACGGTGGCGGAAGGCGACGGCGCGGTGCGGTGTCTGGCGTGCGGGCACCGGTGTCTGGTGCGGCCGGGTCGGCGGGGGGTGTGCCGGGTGCGGGTCAATGAGGGGGGCGCACTGAAGGTGCCCTTCGGGTATGTGGCGGGGCTGGCGGCGGACCCGGTGGAGAAGAAGCCGTTCTATCATGTGAAGCCCGGGCGCGTGGCGCTGTCGTTCGGCATGCTGGGGTGCAACCTGCGCTGCCCCTTCTGCCAGAACTGGAACACGAGCCAGGTGCTGCGCGACCCGGCGGCGGGGGCGGCGGCGCACGCCTGCACGGCGCGGGAGATCGCCGAGGCGGGCGAACGCGCCGGGGCGGCGCTGATGGTCAGCACGTACAACGAGCCCCTGATCACGCCGGAATGGGCACGGGCGGTTTTTGAGGAGGCGAGGCCGCGGGGGATGCTGTGCGGTTTTGTGAGCAATGGCTTCGCCACGCCCGAGGCGCTGGATTTCCTGCTTCCCGCGCTGGATGTGTTCAAAGTGGACCTGAAGTGTTTTGACGCGCACCGCTACGGGGAGCTGGGCGGGCGGCTTGCGGAGGTGATGGACACGCTGGAGCGGCTGGTGACGGCGGGGGTGTGGGTCGAGGTGGTGACGCTGCTGGTGCCGGGTTTCAACGACGACGCGGAGGAGCTGCGGCGGCTCGCCGCCTTCCTGCACGGGCTGTCGCCGGACATCCCGTGGCATGTGACGGCGTTCACCCCGCAGTACCGGAAGAAGGGCACCCGACCTACCACGGCGGACGACCTGACCCGGGCGTGGGACATCGGGAAGGCGGCGGGGCTGCGCCATGTCTATACGGGCAACCTGCCCCGGCAGACGGGGTCTCGGGAGAACACCTTCTGCGCCGAGTGCGGCGCGGCGCTGGTGGAGCGTTCCGGATTCCAGGTGCGCGCCCTGCGGCTGTCCGGGGGGAAGTGCCCCGAATGCGGAGCGGCGGCACCGGGCCGGTGGTGA